TTTAACACTGTTTAATAGTAACtccctttaaaacaaaaaacaaaaaagtgaaggTATTATTGAAAATTGAGGTATTACTGCAAAAAACCTATGTGAACATGTAACTAAAATGGCATTTTTAggcttttattttctatttctgATCCTACATGAAACAAAAACCCCGCCTCATGTAGTATTTACTGGTTTAAATATATGCAGATAGACTCAAAATGTCTTTTGGACTACTGTTgcaaatataaaatgcataCATTAAGACCTGTTCTGTGCAATTTAGAGTGTTTACATTATGTGAAACTGTAGAATATTACATCTTTCTGTCTAGTTTCATTAAACAGGATAGACCTTTATTTAGTGATGATTTGGTTAAGTCCATTAGGAACCTTCAGACTATATATGTAACAGCTTTAAAGTAATTAAACATCAATACATGCAAGAAATTGATCaactatactatactataatGTACAATCTACTCAATAAATATTTAAGATGGACACAGGGGGGGACTCTGCACTCCACAAGTGGCCTTAGCCAATTTGGCCATGTCACctccaaaatacacaatatgagCACTTGTGCCTCATATTGTTTCTACTTTCTATTTACTCCAAGTGCTTCAGTTTTAAGGCACACACTTAATGGATCACACGGGCATAAAAGAGGGTGACAACCTTTTCAAACAACTGAtgtccttcatctttcttttcctAAACCGTCTAAAAATAAAGAGGTGAATCCTTAAAAGTCCACCGAATGAGTCCTTTTGATTTTATCTCCTTggattgttttttatttttcttcttcttgggtTCTCAGTCTTGGTATAAGCTTGGGGGGAAGTTTTGTTCGTTCTTGTTTGGCATTCAGCATGGTTTGCTCATTACAAACCCACTACACTTTCACATCTTTTGATTGTTTCAACACGGTTCTCTGTTCATATCGTCTTTTAATTTATACACAGCACTTTGTGACTTTAATGTCTGTGaatagtgctatataaataaacttcactTACTTATGCTTTACAGTTTCCCTTCTTCCTAAAGTCTTTGAGTTTTAGATACAAATAGAAGTCTTATGAGCTTCTAGTTCTGAAATTTACTGATAAAATAAAACCGAACTCTCTCAGTATTCAGAATTCCTTATTATTTCTGTTTGGGATGTATTTCCTAATAGTAAATCCTCTCTCAAATACAGAACTTTGAAGCATCTGTAAATGCAGTTAATCTTCGAAACTTTCTAACATATTACTTACAACTGAATTTTGACTTATCAGTATTTACATTAGAAAAACCAGGGGTGTGTCTGGATGGGATTTCAGcttgctttattattattcacagTACATTTGGAGTGTGTCATTTTGAGTTAACAGGAGTCCATAATGCGCCTGATGGAGCTGAACTTTGTGATGTTGCTCCCCATCTCTCTGAGGTTCCTGTACTCTCCTGGCCTGAGGTACAGCATCCTGCCTCTGAAGCCGGGCTGCTCGAACATCAGCCAGTGACCGTCCATCACGTTGCAGGACTGACAGTCAGACATGTGAAAACGATCCATTATGTTGTCGCAGTCGTCGCTCAGCTCGTACATCTGGCCTCCGAAGTTCTCCCTCTCGTAGATCCTCATTCGGAAGGGGCCTTGGTGCTGTGGATGAAGAAGCAGAATGACTGTGGCCTGTAAGTCTATAAAACTTATCTTTAGCTGAGAATGTAAATCTAAAACTACATCTTGGACAACATAAAGTAgcaatattattaaaaaaattaaatataaaattagCATAAATAGAATTTTTAAAACTATATTTTAATGTTTCCCTCCATTCATCTTCTTCCACGTTTATGAAAACTTTTGCTGCTTCATTTTATATCGCCATATCCATGGGATCTGGAGGTTTTGTTCTCTTTCATTTAGGACAGGTGATTACACCAGAGGATGGTTAAAGAAGGCTGGGAGATATGGATGACTTCTAGTGAGCGAATCctaaatttaaaatattatacaTGCAGAAAGATAGGACTGAACAGCTAGGCTCAATTTTTATTTCAATATATTTCACAATTAATTACAATTTTTCTCCTGCATGCAGGAGGGCAGCCTTTGTGCTCAGACAAATGTTGACCAGAtggctgtttctttttagcttttaTTGTCACTGGCCTTCTACATCTACATATTTAAAAGGTCTCTGTCTTGTCCATTCTGTTGTGGCTGGGCCCCGAATGCAGCTCAATGTCATCCACCTACCGTGGGGATTATGCGACTGGATCTTATGCAGTCGCTCATGCTCATTCCCATC
The window above is part of the Maylandia zebra isolate NMK-2024a linkage group LG23, Mzebra_GT3a, whole genome shotgun sequence genome. Proteins encoded here:
- the LOC101482313 gene encoding gamma-crystallin M3-like, which produces MTMGRIIFYEDRNFQGRSYETSSDCPELTSYLSRCNSCRVESGLFMVYEKSNFMGHQMLVRRGEYPDNQRLMGMSMSDCIRSSRIIPTHQGPFRMRIYERENFGGQMYELSDDCDNIMDRFHMSDCQSCNVMDGHWLMFEQPGFRGRMLYLRPGEYRNLREMGSNITKFSSIRRIMDSC